The window TGTGCACAAGAGCGGCTATTTTTTTTGCAGCTACAATAAGGCCTGTGGGTAAAACGCGAATATATTTAAGTTGTCCATTAACTATAATAGCCAGTCGTATGCTTGTAAGGCCGATATCAATGAGCGCTACAATATCTTTAAGATGTGCGTAATGCGGTATAGAAGTATAGAGGCCATACAGTTCAAACATATCAACTGAAAGTTTATCTACACGCATATCTGCTTGTTCAAAAATAGATAAAAATTGGGCTATATGCTCTTGTTTTACGCCTGCAACAAGTAAATCTGTGCGATTATGAGCCGTATCTTGATAGGTTGCAATGCTATCAATAACTGCTTGATCAAGCGCAAAAGGCAGGAGCGATTCAACTTCAAAAGGTACTACCATTTTAATTTTCTTGAGCCCCGTGAAAGGTATTGAAAGCTCTTTAAATACCACTGAAGCACTCGGAAAAGCAACATGCAAAGTATTATAAGCTCCTAAACGACTTTTTAATGCTTTTAATGCATCACTAATACGTTCTTCTTGAGGTAGAGTGTTATTAGAGCTAATAGGCTCTTCAAGGCACTGCTCAACGGTGCGTTTAGATCCATGTGCTCGTACAATGGTAGCATATACCGCAGTTCTACCTATATCGATACCGACTATACGTTGTGAAAAAATATAATAAGAGTCGATACGTTCGGGAATAAAAATAGTTTTTATCATGCAGCTACTCCTGCTGTTGGTAGAGCTGGGTCCGGTTTTACAAGGTCAAGTAAACTCTTCTTTTCAGGAGTTTTATAAGCAAGTACAGGAACAATCTTTTTTTGACTTTCATCGATATACCGTTGCTGCGTACTACTAAACTTGTCTATTTTACTTGCTTCTTTATCTTGATGATCTCTAAAAATAAATCTATGTAATGGATCACGACGCTCATAGGGTTTACGCATTTCATAAAGGAGCTCTTTTGCATCGTTAATCTTATGCTGAGTAAATGAACGTGCAACTTCTGGTTCATGAGGTCTGATAATTTCAGGTGAAATCAGTATAAGTAAACTAGTACGTGATATAGTTTTTGTTTTTTGCTTAAAAAGCCAACCAATAAGTGGTATGTCACCAAGCAAGGGTACTTTAGTTTCATTTTCTAATACTTGATCTTGTATAAATCCACCTAAAGCAAGTACTTCTTTATCAGCTACTAAAGCTTCAGTGCTTATACGCCTTATAAGTCTGTTACCGTTTGTAACATCGGTGCTCGTAAACTGTTCTAAAGATACATAGATATCAAGTGTTATCATATCGTCATAACTAATTTGTGGCGTAATAGATACAGTTAAATTAGCAGCAATATCAACTTGACCGTCACCAGAAGCGTTACCACTCACAACCGTTGAGCCAAGTACGCGACGCGTTTGACCAACGGATACTTCAGCTTTGTATTTATGATTGGTTATCAAAAATGGATTAGCTATAACACTTACTCGTGTAAATGCTTCAAGTGCTTTAATAATACCCCAAACACCAAACATATCTTGGCCCAGTGTTATGAGCGTACTACCAGTAGCTGCTCCTTGGGCAAGTTGAATCAAATTACCAAGAAGTCGTTGTGCTCCATTAACCACTTGGTTGGTTCCTGTAACAGCAATAGGATTTTGTACAATGGGCCCGGTTACCGGTCCTGATGTTTGAAAGTTTACGTTGCGTCCGAGAACAGCATCAGCGCCACCACTGCCGTCGCAACAGTCAACTTTACTGCGCAGTTGCGTACCAAGCTGTTTATCATTGGTCAGATCAACGTTTAAAATAAGTACTTTAAGGGCAACTTGCGGTTGCTCGACATCTATTTTTTCAAGAATTTCACTTAATTTGAGATATTCTTCATAGTCTGCATTAATAACTAATCTGTTGCCGCTTGGTTCAGAAGTTATCTTAACACTATTTCTAAAGAATTTATTACCATCACGTACGCCGCCATATTGAGCTGCAGCTTGGTTATCAGGAGCTCCATTAAATCCTTGAATAACTTTAGTTAAAATATCAGCAATTGAATCTGATTGTATGTACTTAAGCTGATAAATATGCAGCGGCGCAAAAGGTACCGTTGCTTCTTTATCTATTTCTTTAACAATAAATTCTTCCAACCGTTTAACGTTGTCACGTGTGCCAAGTACAATAAGTGAGTTGGTGCGTGGTTCAGCAAATACTCGTGTAGCGGGTGTAAAATACTGAGTTGTAGGCGTACGGCGTGCAGCGCCATAAAAGGGATTAAATGGTTGTTGCGGTGCATTGCCTGCTTTACCTATAAGCTCATTGTATAAGTTGGCAACTTTTACGGAGTCGGTTCTGCGGAGTTTAATAATTTCGAGCGTTTCAGGCATAGTTACTTTATCAAGCTCTTGGAGAATTTGAGTAAGCGACTTAATGTTAGATGATTTGTCAGTAATTATTATTGCTCTTAACGTAGGAAAAGTAATAGTAGGTCCGGATGAGCTGCTTTTAAGCGTGTCAATAACACTACGTATTGTTTCTAAATCAGCATTTTCAACAAAATAGACGTAGCGTATTTTGGAGTCGTCATTAGGTAAATAGTCAGGATCTACACCAATAAAAGTAGGCAGTGGTTCTCGATTTGCTGACGGTCCGCCAGGTGTAGCAGAAGTACTTGCTACAACTCTATAGGTACGTTTTTCTGATGTTGGTATTAAAGCAAAGCCAGACATATCTAGAAAGGTTTGTGCAAGTTCCCATAACTGTTTTCTTGTTAAGGGGAATTTAGACTCAAAAGATATTTTAGTTCCTTCAACAACAAAATTGTTTGGTGCTGGATCTAAATTGTCAGGCAAAATAATAGTAATTTTTAACGCATTTTCTAAAAATTTTAAAAAATCCTTGAGTTGCCTATTTTCAAAATTAGGTATAAAAGTTTCAGTATCATCAAGTCCTATCCAAGGCTCTAAATAGCTGCCAAGGTAGGTACTGTTGAGCATGTTTTTATTGGCTCTGGTGGTAGCTGATTGCTTAAGCTTTTTTTGTGGACGTTTAGATATATCAGCCATTGATTTTCGGCGAAGGGTACGCGCTTGAGGTGTAGCCATTTGGGCTGATAATGTCCCAAAAGGAGTAGCAGTAGTCTCTGTTTGAGCAGGTGCACTGTCTTGAGAGTCTTCTGTATCTAAGTCAGTTTGAGGCGCCTCTGCTGCTTTTATTTGAGCAGGTGAGAGCAAAGCTGAAGCAGGAAGCTCATCAGTGACTTTTTGAGCAGGAACTTGGCGTAACATTTTAACGTCAGATTCTTGTGCTGTTGGAGCAGCGATGTCTTGTGATTGTACAGTGTTACCCCACAAAGCTAAAGTTACCAGGCTGATTAAGGGTAAAAGTTTTTTTCTCATGTTTTACACACTTTTAGTTGTATTAGTGAGGTATCTGTTTTAACAGTGAGTTTTTGCTACCAAATTGAGCCATAGCCATTTTGTCCTGTTGTTTATACGTAGTAATAACAGGTGTTAAACGGCTTTTATCGTATGCTAATTGCTCCGTTTTGGGTTGCTCGGGTTCTTGCACTTTTTGTACTGGTGCTGGTTGTTCTTGCGTAGGCATAATAGTCGGTTGACTAAGCGATTGTAATATATAGTCAACGGTAACCATTCTTTCATATCGTAATAATTCTACTTTAATTTTAGCACCTAATTGTAATGATGCTAGGTTATTATAAATTTCTTTTCTTAACGTTGTTGTTGTAGGTGCTTTATTGTTTATTTTGGTTATAATATCGCCCGGCATAAATCCTAAAGCAAAGCCCAACGAGGTAGGAGCCATTTTGCCAATACGGCATCCAATAGAAATGTTCTTTTTAGTTGCTGTTGTTACATCAAGCATATCTATAAAATAGGCAAGATTTTGAACCCGTTCTACAAATGCTTGAGGGTCAATATAGTAACTAGTATCAGTCCGTTTTTGCACAACTTGTGACCAGGTAGGATCTTTAAGCTCTTTTATTTCCGCTTCAGCATCAGACGCTTTTCTAAACAACATTTCTTGTTGCCCATTTGAACGTATTAACGCTACTTTGTTTTCGAAAATACGAAGTATAGAGGCATCAAAAATTTTATCGCCCATTTTGTAAAGAGTCGATTTGTTAGTGTTGTTGTTTACAATACTTACCCGTGAATTAAGTTCGTTACTTGAATAATCTATACCTGTTATAGTTAATGGCAACGGCGGTAAAAACTGAATAGGTGGCGCTTGCTGTGGTATAAGTGGCTTAGGTGCTGGTGGTTGTGGTAGTACAGGCAATCTTTCTACAGGTTCTTCTTGCACTACGGTAGGTCTAAAAGTACCAAAAAGATCATTTTCGTAAATAATAGAGCTATCTTTTGGTTTAAGTTCATTTTGTTTTACTGCTTGAGTACGCAATGGCCCTTTTAAAGGCGTGAGAGGGGGTCTGCGTGTGATATAGTTTATAGAAAAAACTATATACATCAGAACACCAAGCACTATAACGGCTAAAGTGCTATTTAAAATCCATACCGGGCTCTTCATCTAGTTTCCTTACCAGTGACCACTGTTTGCAAATCAAAATGCATGAGATTATACTCTCTTCTTAATCTCATTTTGTCAAGATCGAGAATAGAAGCTAGAAAGTAGATACTAAAATTGTACTATGAGTATAAAAGAAATCAATCTTAACGTGTCTTTGTATAAAAATTTTCAAATTTTAATTATTGTTGACTTTATATTATAAAATTAACTATTATTAACTATATAATTAATTTCAAACAAATAAAATACAATAATTCTAAGGAGAAACATATGAAAAAGTTTTTACTAACATTACTTTTAGCTGTTCCAGGCTTATATGCTATGCAACAAGGACAAGCCTTTACTCAAGCAGATGTTGATAGATGTCTCAATGAGCTACCTTATGGTCAACGTAAAAATTTGATTGGCAAGATAAATCCAAATACTCTAGATCAGTTTAGCACACAATTACCAAGGCCTCATTACGAGAGCTTTAGAGCATGTTTAACAAGACAGTCACGACGACCAATGCTGGGCACTGAGGGGCGTGGAGCTCTAACTGCTTCTGATGCTACTACAACGTCTAATGTAGCACCTATGGGTACAAATGTTTCTAATACTAATCCTAGCGGTGGTACAAAGCCATACATTAATATTCCTAATGTAAGACCTTATAATCCAACACCAGAAGTTCCAATGCAACAACCAGTGCAACAAGATAAACCAGGTTTAATTTCTGCAGAAGATTTTATAGCAGTTTATAAAGATGCTAGTCCTAATGAAGTATTAGGAACAACTGCGGATAGTTCTCCTGAACAAATAAGAAAAGCATATAGAGATTTAGTGATAAAGTTTCATCCTGATAACAATGAACAAGCACAAGCAGGTGAAGCATTTAAAATTGTAGAGAAAGCTTATACGAGCTTAAATCCAAAGCAGTAAGTACTTATTTTACGCAAAAATGACCTACATATGTAGGTCATTTTTTTGCTTACTTTTTTGAATATCCATTAAAATAGCAGTAGAAAAAGCGATTCTTTCTAGTTCCTGTTTCATGTTGTTTTTAAGCTCAAGCCACGCATCACGGTGTAGTAGGTTGCTCGTAGTATTTAACCGCTGTAGTAATGCTTTATAATGGTGTTTAAAAGGCACTAAAACGGTTGTTATGATAGCTAGTGGATTGTAATTTGCATAAGTATATAAATCTTTTATATGTTCTTTGTCTTGTGCAGTAGGAGCAGCTACCAATTGTTGAACTAAATAATGAGGCAAGGCTGTTTGTTGTATGGTATATCTATAGGTAGCTTGTGCATCATCATAGATTTCTTGATCTGTACGATTATTCCATAAATATAAAGCATAACTTTCGCTGCATGATGTAGCTAATAAAAAAAAAGCCCCTGCAGCAACATATAAGCTCATATAAGAGCCTAGTAAGTAAAGGGGAGAGGCTTCTGTTTGTTGGTATGTTATACGTCCTGCTCTGCTACGGTATTTTTCATCGCGTGGATAGGCTGCTTTATACATAATTGAAAGTCCGGTGCCTAGAGCTAAACTACTTATGATAGAGCTTTTGGTGCTTAATAAAGCTCCAGATGGCTTTGATTTCAAACGGAATGAGACGCCTAGTAAAGGTGTTGCAGCAAACGTAAAAAACAATGTTACATAAAACAGCTTTTTTATCATTTTATTACTTTAGGAGAGTTTCTAGTCTTTGGATAATTCTTGTTGATTTTGCGTAATTTTAGAAAAAAAAGCAATAAACTTATCTAAAGAATTATGCCATTGAGGAAGATGTACGAAATTGTTCTACTACTTTATGTACTAAGTAAGCACTTGTTTTTATAAAGTGTTATCAAACTTTAAAAAATCAATAGATAAAACAAGCTTGCTTAGCTCAGACTCCATGTTTTTTTTAAGTAGGTACCACTCATTTTGGCTAAAGGTAGAAATGCCTTTTTTTTCTCGTTCTACTAAGGCATTATAATGGTCATCAAGAATAGTATAGTACAACTCTAAAGTAGTTAATGCATTACAATAGCTCTGTGTATAGTCTGTTTTTATTTGTTGTTTTTGCGCTAATGTTGATGCTTCTAGAAGATGTTGAACTAAATAGTGGAGACTAGTTGCTTGTTTTGTAATGTGATTATAGCTACCTTGCGCATCATCATAGACTTCCTGATTAGTACGCTGTATCCAGTTAAATAACATTAAGGACTTTTGCAAGAAAACTATGCTGCCTGCCATAATGCATGTATTGAGATAAATAGATTTTAAACTAGTCTTTTGTGGAGGTGTTTTTGTTATATAGTATATACGGTCAGTTTTTCTATCACGATGTTTTTCGTTACTAGTGCTCAAGGCTTTATAAAAAAATAGAAATTCAGCAGCTATTATTAAGGTGCTTAAAGCGCAACCTGTTTTGGGTAAAAAAATAGCTGCTGGTTTTGGTCGTAAAACAAAAGATCTACCTAATAGAGGTATCGTAGTAATGGTAAATGATACTATTAAACAGAGTATTTTCTGCATGATTTCTTAGGGCTTCCTGTTTATTTAATTTATGCTAAAGAAGCAATTGCTAAAATAAGCTTATCTAATTCTTGGTGCATGTTTTTCTGAAGGTTAGTTCCGATAAGGAGGTTGTTCGAGTTCTTCTCATTGTTTAATTGCGTACTTAGTGCTGTATAATGATCTTTAAGAACAAGATGATGATGCTCTAAATAATTTAATAAATTAAGATTATTATCAAAAGAGGTAATTTCTATTATTGTTCTTTGTTCTTGTAGAGTACGAGCACGGAATATGTGAGCCAAATCAGGATCAGTTATTGTTTTTTCTAAAACCCAGTTATAAGTAGCTCGAGCGTCATCATACACCTCTTTATTGGTGCGC of the Candidatus Dependentiae bacterium genome contains:
- a CDS encoding J domain-containing protein gives rise to the protein MKKFLLTLLLAVPGLYAMQQGQAFTQADVDRCLNELPYGQRKNLIGKINPNTLDQFSTQLPRPHYESFRACLTRQSRRPMLGTEGRGALTASDATTTSNVAPMGTNVSNTNPSGGTKPYINIPNVRPYNPTPEVPMQQPVQQDKPGLISAEDFIAVYKDASPNEVLGTTADSSPEQIRKAYRDLVIKFHPDNNEQAQAGEAFKIVEKAYTSLNPKQ
- the pilM gene encoding pilus assembly protein PilM, producing MIKTIFIPERIDSYYIFSQRIVGIDIGRTAVYATIVRAHGSKRTVEQCLEEPISSNNTLPQEERISDALKALKSRLGAYNTLHVAFPSASVVFKELSIPFTGLKKIKMVVPFEVESLLPFALDQAVIDSIATYQDTAHNRTDLLVAGVKQEHIAQFLSIFEQADMRVDKLSVDMFELYGLYTSIPHYAHLKDIVALIDIGLTSIRLAIIVNGQLKYIRVLPTGLIVAAKKIAALVH